The nucleotide sequence GCCGTTTTACATTCGACCACAAATCAGTTCCTGCCTGACATCAGTAGCTCACATTCATCTCTGTGCACTTCTTTTAAGAAAGCTGAACTTGACTACAGTTCTGCTTGCCTGGATCGGTCCGAAGCATTCCTCTATAGAactcttaaaaacatttgttgctTTGATTGTGTTTTGAGGATTTGCATCAATGCTGCTGACCTCTGCAAGGTCAATTTCTAACAGATGAGATGCTTGCTTTGGTCCATTAGGCCATCCTTTCTCTATCCTCTGTGCACTGAAGAGATAAAggaatatcattaaaaaatcttgaaaaaccTTAGTCTGTATGGTCTGTATATGTTGTAATGCTAACCAACTGTTATCCTTATGTGTAACTTTGAAGCTGGGACAGTTACAGTCTGAATTGGAAAGGATAGGCCTCACTTTGCCAAAagagtgtatttttctaaaaaaataaaacaaaaatatttaaaactcacTGCATTATGAATATTAAAAATCATTCACAATACAAGAAAGTATTGCcattttattgccattttttttattttgccgtTCTATTTACCCTTTTGAACTACCTTTTACATTAAAAGCAAGCTTTAAAAAGTGTATCCTCAACGTTTTGTGGAGTAAATATTAAGTGGATTAAGTGACAACTCATTTAAAAACCATCTTGTAGCTCCTCTGAAACACAGATGaatgtaatataaaaaaatcaaaatgagaactttgaccaGTCCTAGGCCAAGTGAGCTAGGTAGTTCATAACTGGATTCGAAATTGTCCCAAAGTGAAATTAGGGAACAGAACAGACTTGGAATTTGCTTGCTGCTTTTGCGTGTTGCAGAGTAAGCAGCCAGGAGTGTTTGGGGGAGGTGTGGGGCGTGTACGCAAGGCTCTCCAAAACCATCTACCTTGGATTAGGGCTGTCAGAATGCAGAATGAAACCGAGGACATCGTTCTACTCTGCGCAAAAAATCACATTCGAGTTTTTTACGCAGACTTCATTGCGCAGATTAAAAGGTTGAAACAAGTTTAGGAGACAGAGCAACAACTACCCCCTTTGACTCTGGATTATGTGAGCTGAGGAGGACTAAAAAGTTAATGGATATGCATCCTCCCACAGTTATGATAGACTTTGGGAATATCTGACGGGGTTAAAATGACGCGCTTCCTCGCAAGAATCTTGTTTTTTGAAACTCTTACATTAATTCTACTACAAGGTAGGTTTgtaaaaagacaacaacaaaaagaagtcAATGAGTTgtaaatttagatttaaaattgACTATTTCcttgttttggctttttttattgctcCACTTTAAGGTGTTCTGATGTCCCACGACGATTTGGAGAGCAACCCCAGACTTCTCAGAGACGCCCAGGAATTTGACTCTAGGGGGTCCCAGCTGTCTGAGACCACCAAGTCCAGACAAAAGCGCTGCACCTGTTACTCCTACACGGACAAAGAGTGCGTGTACTACTGCCACTTGGATATCATCTGGATAAACACTCCCGAGTAAGACATGCTGATTAACCTGCTTTCAGATGATCTGTGGTCATTAAGGATGCGCGCTCGCTGTGCAGACCCTCCAATGCCTCTGCGGGTACAACGTGTAGAAAATGATGTTGCGCCTGTGTCCAGCTTGAGAATTCTGATAAAGCTGTCATTCACACTGCTGCGCACTGCAGTCAAGTCACGCCCGGTAGCTTAATCCAGCCGGAGGCTGAGACAGAGTCACGGTTCAAGTGAAGACAAGCCCAACAGAGCAACAAACCCTGCGACTGTCTCAAATCACAGGAGAAAATCCCTCCTTAAAATAAGTTCCTATCAACCAAACTGTTTATCACTGAAACCTTTGAAAAATCAACCATTTGTATTCTGATAACAGAAAATACATTATGTGCTATAAACCTTCAtccaaaaaaagagacatttttggcgtaaaaaaaagaaatggaataACTTATTGTCTTTCCTTTTTATACAAAGTGCAACACGTTTTTTCATCAACATAGTGGCAAAGTTGTCCCTCTTGTCCCACTCTCTCTTCTTGGCCCTCCATGGGAACAGAACAAGCTTTTTTATCTGATTAAGATGTTTGAGGGTTGCTGCAGCTGTTTGCATGCTGCCTTGTGCCACTGCATTACGGGTTAAGATCTCCAGCTTCGGACATGAAGTTTGAGAGATTTTAATAAGTTAGTgacactgaggaggaggagggtgtcAGAAATTagttgtctgtgtttttttttaatagcaacTGTATCATTCACGACTTCTGATCGGCAATGTATTGCATCTTAAAGTCTGAAggcagctgaaatgtttttttactctcGCAAAATAGTCACAAGTTTCCAAGTCAGGGTGTCTGCTGTTCCGGAATGTTAATGTATTTGCACATCCTTGAAAGATCAGGGCCAATGACTGTTACATGGAGAAACTATAGAACCATCTGCTAACTTGACCATTTAGAAAATCCAGAGACACGAAGAAATTACTGTACAATCCACAAAGAGTTCTGTGTGGGCCTGCAACAATATGCCCCttgaaaaataagtcaaaaattcttaccccattggcagattttctttaaatgacttaaaatctgctagaaaatgtgtcttattttaagaaaaaaatctagtcACAAAGACATATTATGTCAAATTATTTTGcaattgaaacattttctcttgcaagacagaaaataagaagatttttcttgaaacaaaggtttttttctttcttaagattcagtatTTGCAGTGAGAAGAAAGGAAGAATATTTCAGTTAGGCAAAGATGCTAACAATTCCAGCGTTTTTCAGCAAAGTCTAAAGAAGTAAACAAGTGAATGTGACTTGCAACAGGCAGCATCTTCCCTAATTTAAGCTCTTTCACAGTTTGTTCATCCTCCTTGCAACCAAACTAAAGACTGCATCAAATTTTATACTGctacaatgtaaaaaaacaaaacatcttttctATTTTCTAGTGCTGAATTGCCTCAAGCTGTGTCAGATAAACAGCTCCTTGCTTTAAACCgtgacagaaacacagaaacaggCCACAGGGTAAATATAGTAGCAACTGTTGATTGCTGATGCTCATTGGATGGAATTCTCTTGTGCTAGTTTGAACAGACTCAACATGATGTCTTTTCATGGCCACAACTAACCTGTAATTAAGCAGGATTCCTTGAAGTCTTTGCCTCTTTTCTAATAGTTGCCCTGAACTTTAAAGGAAGAATTGGATGGATTTTCTGATGTCCCAGCTGCCACCTCAGACTGGAGAGGTCAAAGAGTTTTTCATCTTAAGTGGAATGATTTTAAACGGGCGAGAAGCAGGTTAGCCAGGCAACATTCAAGAAGCAGGCTGTTTGTCAGCTCCCAGCGAGCGGTCAATCAGACACAGACAGCATGCAGTCTAACACTTTCTGACAGGTCCACGGGGGAAAGCTATTCATCTGTCAATTGATCTGTTAGTCTAAATGACAAATGAAGCCTATTTGCCTTCATGTGTGGACCTTTCTGCAGAACACATGCTGGGCTGGGATACTCCAGAGCAGACCTTTTTACCTTTAAGGCTTTACAAgccacaaacacattttcttcttcagaaaATCAATGCCAGATGGTGAAAACTgatgaaacagaaaagaaggaaaacgcCAACCTGATGGCAGAAATGTTGGTGACCAGATGGGAGGCCTGGCAAAATCTATCAATGGATGGTCTGACCCAGTGAAATTGATCTATGGAAGTCGTTTGTCAGGGTTAACTTCCAGCAGCTTCTCTGCTCTggcagcttttgtttttccatgagCAGTTTTCAGTGGTCACCTTTAGACCAAATGTTCAAAGGTGCTGAAACCCATTGATCCAcaaccaaagcaaaaaaaataaaataaaaagcttaaaaacaggtcaaagttcaactgtaatcagaattatttttgatttgatcatTAGGTTGTAACCCAAAGAAAATACTCAAAGTAGGTGTGagcatatctttttttttttttacaacttaaaGCCAGACtgtggtttttctgttttctgtcttaGACGCACTGTTCCCTATGGGATGTCGAGCTACAGAGGACAGCAGCGAAGCAGACGCGCCGCCCGTGCTCGACTCTCTGAGCGTGAGGGGCCGAAAACACCACGCTGCATTTGTGCTGATACTGACAAAGATGCTGAATGCCAAGATTTTTGTTGGTCAAAGTAAGCCTGATCCTCCTTCTCCTGATCTGAAATATATCCAGCCTGACAACTATTTATTTGTTAGACTGTGAGGTATCAATGaacttattatttttattttaatgtattacaCTACATTTCCACAGTGATTGTCCTGTTGAATGCATTTGCTCAAAAATGGAatatttaaagatccactccaatgaaaatcaagtctttttttgttttacatgttcttgttgcattttctgaTGTTGGcagacatatatgaagaaaattaagaataaaatggcatttctaaggatttctttattcagctcattgtgaatcaggagcagacaaaaaaaggttgttggaaaaagcttgtagattaCATAGAACCCACAACGACAAGCCACAAGTTTCCTGCTCTGTTCCGTTCTAATGAATCCACTTATGGATGACTAAATCCTTTTACAACaatgtttttctcgtctgaactggcatctggatcaaaactgtatggctggatagctccaatactgctcgccatttttgttgcatcggtaatgttaggttaggtaGGGTTGTAACGAGCTGCAAGCTGACCCGAAAGAGTGTAAAcggagggatgatgggaaatgggggaaaaCTTTCCACGCATTCATCTGAAGAAATGTACCTTTTGAGATTTGTTGCCATAGTGAGTTAAACTTTTGAAAGTAATGATAGCTTTACACTGTGGACCACAACGTGTTTCAGTATTGTTGTGATAAATTATAAAAACCATCCTCTCATTGGCAAATCCAACTGTTAAGTCGTTGTGAAATGCCCTCTCTACAGCCTCCGTCAGACTCCTCAGACCAGAAATCTCCACAGAGTCTCCGGCCTCGGACAACAGCTGCGAGCCTCTCCTTCTGATGGATCCGCCTCTCCTCTTTGACCCCTTCCCTTTACTCTCTGATTGGCATCTTGCCTCCCAGGTGCTCGCAGTCAAGAAGAGAACTGAGGAGTTAAAAACTGCCAACATTCCTCAACATCAAAACTCTTGTAGCAAGTTCCGTCAGGCCA is from Oryzias latipes chromosome 7, ASM223467v1 and encodes:
- the LOC101159438 gene encoding endothelin-3-like, with translation MTRFLARILFFETLTLILLQGVLMSHDDLESNPRLLRDAQEFDSRGSQLSETTKSRQKRCTCYSYTDKECVYYCHLDIIWINTPERTVPYGMSSYRGQQRSRRAARARLSEREGPKTPRCICADTDKDAECQDFCWSNLRQTPQTRNLHRVSGLGQQLRASPSDGSASPL